The following are from one region of the Nymphaea colorata isolate Beijing-Zhang1983 chromosome 7, ASM883128v2, whole genome shotgun sequence genome:
- the LOC116257184 gene encoding uncharacterized protein LOC116257184 produces MLEGGKYYRNEVPIKTITVDDGDIYDCMKLDSHPRKRNPSILRKIQSRGKPSLPGTVTTANDSVNELTRIRRRKAGAFTKVSCPPGSFPVLKATKAGPLNFSAIESFASLRARSFLKSKTTKPLVDDVSQPRREYATASVTGSYRGGEGTLSIWRPRLEDDSEMSISQIWVLNSTPNDFSMSLEAGWMVNPMLYGDRRTRFFAFTTNDDYNTVLYNDDYRAPPNNRLEFTRTDDYMPFGKQLDCSTIDGDNTELEIIIKQDEDQDWELWVDDTMIGFWPKSNYRKRYANKIVWGGEIVNERTRGRHTSTQMGNGHFSSEPIGRVAYTSNMAIYDLDLDCYDAPEEIDVYVPQPDCYDLEYYQSDDDDDYGQHITFGGPGYDRIKCP; encoded by the exons ATGCTCGAGGGAGGAAAATATTATCGTAATGAGGTCCCCATCAAGACCATCACG gTAGATGATGGAGACATCTATGATTGCATGAAACTTGATAGTCATCCTCGAAAGCGGAACCCTTCGATTTTAAGAAAGATACAGTCGAGGGGAAAGCCTTCGCTACCTGGAACAGTAACAACAGCTAACGATTCTGTTAATGAATTGACGAGGATCAGGCGGAGAAAGGCGGGAGCATTCACAAAAGTAAGCTGCCCACCAGGAAGTTTTCCGGTTCTCAAGGCCACCAAAGCAGGGCCGCTAAATTTCAGTGCCATAGAAAGTTTTGCAAGTTTACGTGCCAGATCGTTTCTCAAATCAAAAACCACAAAGCCGCTCGTTGATGACGTTTCTCAGCCAAGACGTGAG TATGCAACAGCTTCGGTAACCGGAAGTTATAGAGGCGGCGAAGGAACTTTGAGTATTTGGCGACCTAGGCTTGAGGACGATAGTGAGATGAGCATATCACAAATATGGGTTTTAAATAGTACGCCGAATGACTTTTCGATGTCACTGGAAGCAGGTTGGATG GTCAATCCTATGTTATATGGAGATAGAAGAACGCGGTTTTTTGCCTTCACCACG AATGACGATTACAACACAGTTCTCTATAATGACGACTATAGAGCACCACCAAACAATCGTCTGGAGTTCACAAGAACGGATGATTATATGCCCTTCGGTAAGCAACTTGATTGTTCAACTATCGATGGGGATAACACTGAACTTGAAATCATCATCAAACAG GACGAAGATCAAGACTGGGAGCTTTGGGTGGATGATACCATGATCGGCTTTTGGCCAAAATCAAATTACAGAAAACGCTATGCAAACAAAATTGTATGGGGAGGTGAGATAGTGAATGAGCGGACAAGGGGAAGGCACACGTCAACCCAGATGGGGAACGGCCATTTCTCGAGCGAACCGATAGGGAGGGTTGCATACACAAGTAACATGGCCATATACGACCTCGACCTGGATTGTTATGATGCTCCCGAAGAGATTGATGTATACGTCCCCCAGCCTGACTGCTATGATCTCGAATATTACCAATCTGACGATGATGATGACTATGGCCAGCATATAACATTCGGTGGGCCCGGTTATGATAGAATAAAATGTCCTTGA
- the LOC116257855 gene encoding uncharacterized protein LOC116257855: MDNYMPFGKQLDCSTMGGDNTELEIIIKQDEHEDWELWVDETMIGFWPKSNYRRHYANKISWGGEVVNKRTRGRHTSTEMGNGHFSSEPIGSVAYISNMGIYDLDMDRYHAPEAINVYLPRPDCYDLKYFPSDDEYGRHITFGGPGYDRTKCP; this comes from the exons ATGGATAATTATATGCCCTTCGGTAAGCAACTTGATTGTTCAACTATGGGTGGGGATAACACTGAACTTGAAATCATCATCAAACAG GACGAACATGAAGACTGGGAGCTTTGGGTGGATGAAACTATGATCGGCTTTTGGCCAAAATCAAATTACAGAAGACACTATGCAAACAAAATTTCATGGGGAGGTGAGGTAGTGAATAAGCGGACAAGGGGAAGGCACACATCAACCGAGATGGGGAACGGCCATTTCTCGAGCGAACCAATAGGGAGCGTTGCATACATCAGTAACATGGGCATATACGACCTCGACATGGATCGTTATCATGCTCCCGAAGCGATCAATGTATACCTTCCCCGGCCGGACTGCTATGATCTCAAATATTTCCCATCTGACGATGAATATGGCCGGCATATAACATTCGGTGGGCCTGGTTATGATAGAACAAAATGTCCTTGA
- the LOC126410206 gene encoding pentatricopeptide repeat-containing protein At1g22830-like, giving the protein MEKKEQQMSSTILRSLVSQPPNSNVSRCVFLLQSCASNGAVNRGQQAHSWIIISGLQQIPFLVTSLINMYTRSATSHGKLSRFSVTQLNRMCSWNALIAGLVHDHYFSVGFYHEINASHVRGDKFTYPCVLKAWTNLQDPWEDYARQLFDKMIERDVVLWNSMNSGYAQRCRLLKLWRCFG; this is encoded by the exons atggaaaaaaaggaACAGCAGATGAGTTCTACCATTCTGAGATCTTTAGTCTCACAACCACCCAACAGTAACGTCAGCAGATGCGTCTTTCTTCTCCAATCGTGTGCGTCCAACGGAGCTGTCAACCGTGGACAGCAGGCTCACTCATGGATTATCATCAGCGGCTTACAGCAGATCCCTTTCTTGGTCACCAGCCTTATCAATATGTATACTCGAAGTGCCACCAGCCATGGGAAGCTGTCAAGGTTTTCCGTCACACAATTGAACCGAATGTGCTCGTGGAACGCCCTCATTGCTGGCCTGGTTCACGATCATTACTTCTCAGTTGGGTTCTATCACGAGATCAATGCCAGCCATGTCCGTGGAGACAAGTTCACCTACCCATGCGTGCTCAAGGCTTGGACCAATCTGCAGGACCCTTGGGAAG ATTACGCACGCCAACTGTTTGATAAAATGATTGAGCGAGACGTTGTATTGTGGAACTCGATGAATAGCGGGTATGCGCAAAGATGTAGATTGTTGAAGCTTTGGAGGTGTTTCGGCTGA